A part of Pseudomonadota bacterium genomic DNA contains:
- a CDS encoding acyl--CoA ligase: MTNSTTLGELLARGDTGAPAIRTPGREALTYGGLRTLSATTLGVLNAAGIGRNDRIAIVLPNGPEMATAFISLAACATAAPLNPAYKAEEFEFYLSDLSAKAVIVLDGDGSPVIEAAAKLKIPLIPLTPQPVGPAGVFSLAPVAAAPVANGGMAGPDDTALILHTSGTTSRPKIVPLSHRNVCASARNISSWLNLGAEDCCLNVMPLFHIHGLIAAVLSSLYAGAGVACTPGFNALQFFSWMDEIKPSWYTAVPTMHQTILARAGRNREIVERNPLRLIRSSSSSLPGPVMTELEEVFGAPVIESYGMTEAAHQMASNPLPPRERRPGCVGIAAGPEIAIMTPDGELLPPGKIGEIVIRGDNVTKGYENNEKANAEAFAQGWFRTGDQGQMDEAGYLTLTGRLKEIINRGGEKISPREVDDVLMTHPAIAQAVVFAVPHDKLGEDVAAAIVLREGAEASERDIRDFAAEHLAPFKVPRKIILLDEIPKGATGKLQRIGLAEKLGLVS, encoded by the coding sequence ATGACCAACAGCACAACATTGGGCGAACTGTTGGCGCGCGGCGACACCGGCGCGCCGGCAATTCGCACACCTGGACGGGAGGCCTTGACTTACGGCGGCCTGCGCACGCTAAGCGCGACAACGCTGGGCGTTCTCAATGCCGCCGGGATTGGCCGCAATGACCGCATTGCCATCGTGCTGCCGAACGGGCCGGAGATGGCGACCGCCTTTATCTCGCTCGCCGCCTGCGCCACTGCGGCGCCGCTCAATCCGGCCTACAAGGCTGAAGAGTTTGAGTTTTATCTGTCCGATCTGAGCGCCAAGGCGGTGATCGTGCTGGACGGTGATGGATCGCCTGTCATCGAGGCAGCAGCAAAACTGAAGATTCCACTCATTCCCCTCACGCCGCAGCCAGTTGGTCCGGCGGGGGTATTTTCACTGGCGCCCGTTGCCGCCGCGCCGGTCGCAAATGGCGGGATGGCGGGACCCGATGATACGGCGCTCATCTTGCATACTTCCGGCACTACCTCGCGACCCAAGATTGTGCCGCTCAGCCACCGCAACGTCTGTGCATCAGCACGCAATATCTCAAGCTGGTTGAATTTGGGGGCTGAAGATTGCTGCCTTAATGTGATGCCGCTGTTCCACATTCATGGTCTCATCGCCGCGGTGCTGTCATCGCTCTACGCTGGCGCTGGCGTGGCCTGCACGCCGGGCTTCAATGCCCTTCAGTTTTTCTCCTGGATGGATGAAATCAAGCCCAGCTGGTACACGGCGGTGCCGACCATGCACCAGACGATCCTGGCGCGCGCCGGGCGCAATCGGGAAATAGTGGAGCGCAATCCGTTGCGCCTGATCCGCTCTTCCTCTTCGTCTCTGCCGGGTCCGGTAATGACTGAGCTGGAAGAGGTCTTCGGTGCACCGGTCATCGAATCCTATGGCATGACCGAAGCCGCCCATCAAATGGCGAGCAACCCGTTGCCGCCACGTGAACGCCGGCCGGGTTGCGTCGGCATCGCTGCCGGTCCCGAGATTGCCATCATGACGCCGGACGGTGAATTGCTGCCCCCCGGCAAGATCGGTGAGATCGTTATTCGCGGCGACAATGTGACCAAGGGTTATGAAAACAACGAAAAGGCAAACGCCGAGGCCTTTGCCCAGGGTTGGTTTCGCACTGGCGACCAGGGCCAGATGGACGAAGCCGGCTATCTCACCCTGACCGGCCGGCTCAAGGAGATCATCAACCGCGGCGGCGAGAAAATATCGCCGCGCGAAGTGGATGACGTCTTGATGACCCACCCGGCGATTGCCCAGGCCGTCGTGTTTGCCGTACCGCACGATAAGCTGGGCGAAGATGTCGCCGCCGCAATCGTGCTGCGCGAAGGCGCGGAAGCAAGTGAGCGCGACATTCGTGACTTTGCTGCCGAGCATCTTGCGCCTTTCAAAGTGCCGCGCAAAATCATTCTCCTGGATGAAATCCCCAAAGGGGCGACCGGCAAGTTGCAGCGGATAGGTTTGGCCGAAAAGCTCGGCCTGGTATCGTGA
- a CDS encoding GGDEF and EAL domain-containing protein, translated as METERTNSEIVSDALEASGDAIYDWDLRSGAIEWLGNACEVLGVRDSDEIGHAERYLSRISPSCIGELRRTHTERAQNGARFSCSYEIRRSDQSVVWVEDRGRFFCSPEGEPIRILGTLRCLDRSRPSDVRAARSINFDDLTGQYNRGRLRESLEHAIEYALRYDSPGAYLQLGIDNLPLIHDTYGREIAEQSLVAVSRELDRALRASDVVGRIAHDQFGIVLSGCLSQDVSAAADKLLLAVQESAVLTDKGHIPVTASVGAVQFPEIVRTSYDAMAKADISLEKARRSGASCFSLYDLSERQMADLRDNLVAAGLVQTALRNKSFHLYFQPIVDAEFHQPKFYECLLRMFDQDGELLPAGEFLPVAEKMGLIRSIDRFVLDAVVSELSESPNVCLALNISSLSTTDPSWLRALTAQVKEREEIAHRLVVEITETTALHDMRETKRFIAALKEMGCRVALDDFGAGYTSFRHLQELSVDIVKIDGSFVKSIAENANSQLFVETLQSFASGLGLETVAECVETERVAEVLGRYGVTYMQGYFFGAPSAHKPWNPNAPALQVVPKSATTEQFEASERRRPILPAGGKVISLVTRH; from the coding sequence ATGGAAACCGAGCGGACAAATTCTGAAATTGTCAGCGACGCCCTCGAGGCGTCGGGCGACGCAATCTACGATTGGGATCTGCGCTCTGGCGCGATCGAATGGTTGGGCAACGCCTGCGAGGTGCTGGGTGTTCGCGACAGCGATGAGATCGGTCACGCTGAGCGGTATCTGTCGAGGATCAGCCCGTCTTGCATTGGCGAATTGCGGCGCACCCATACGGAGCGCGCGCAGAATGGCGCGCGGTTTAGCTGCAGCTACGAAATCAGACGCAGCGATCAATCGGTTGTGTGGGTCGAAGACCGCGGCCGTTTTTTTTGTTCGCCAGAAGGCGAACCGATTCGCATTCTTGGCACCTTGCGCTGCCTCGACCGATCGCGGCCGAGCGATGTACGCGCAGCCCGCAGCATCAATTTTGACGACCTGACGGGACAATATAATAGAGGCCGGCTGCGCGAATCTCTGGAACACGCGATCGAATATGCGCTGCGCTATGATTCGCCTGGCGCGTATTTACAGCTCGGTATCGATAATTTGCCGCTCATCCACGACACCTATGGCCGCGAGATCGCCGAACAATCTCTCGTTGCGGTGTCACGCGAACTCGACCGCGCTCTGCGCGCTAGCGATGTCGTGGGTCGCATCGCGCATGACCAGTTTGGCATCGTTCTGAGCGGCTGTCTCAGCCAAGACGTCTCGGCCGCGGCGGATAAACTGCTGCTTGCAGTACAGGAATCCGCGGTCTTAACCGACAAAGGCCATATACCGGTCACCGCTTCCGTTGGCGCCGTGCAATTTCCGGAAATTGTGCGTACGTCGTACGACGCCATGGCCAAGGCCGATATTTCGCTGGAAAAAGCCCGGCGTTCCGGAGCCAGTTGCTTCAGCCTGTACGATCTTTCCGAACGGCAAATGGCCGATCTGCGCGATAATCTGGTCGCCGCCGGTTTGGTGCAAACCGCGCTCCGCAACAAAAGCTTTCATCTCTACTTTCAGCCCATTGTCGACGCGGAATTTCATCAGCCAAAATTCTATGAATGCCTGCTGCGTATGTTCGACCAGGACGGCGAATTGCTTCCGGCAGGCGAATTTCTCCCGGTCGCCGAGAAAATGGGATTGATACGCTCTATCGACCGATTCGTTCTCGACGCCGTGGTTAGCGAGTTGAGCGAAAGCCCTAATGTTTGCCTGGCGCTCAATATATCTAGCCTGTCGACAACGGATCCTTCATGGCTTCGGGCACTGACGGCCCAGGTCAAGGAACGTGAGGAGATCGCTCACCGCCTGGTGGTCGAGATCACCGAAACCACGGCACTGCATGACATGCGTGAAACGAAAAGATTTATTGCCGCACTGAAGGAAATGGGGTGCCGCGTGGCGCTCGACGATTTCGGCGCCGGCTATACGTCGTTCCGCCATCTCCAGGAACTCTCAGTCGATATCGTCAAGATCGATGGTTCTTTCGTCAAATCGATCGCCGAAAACGCAAACTCCCAATTGTTTGTCGAAACCCTGCAATCTTTTGCCAGCGGTCTTGGGCTGGAAACGGTGGCGGAATGTGTCGAAACAGAACGCGTCGCTGAAGTTCTGGGGCGCTACGGCGTAACCTATATGCAGGGTTATTTTTTCGGCGCACCCAGCGCGCACAAGCCCTGGAATCCAAATGCGCCGGCGCTTCAGGTGGTCCCCAAAAGCGCGACCACGGAGCAATTTGAAGCGTCAGAACGGCGGCGGCCAATCCTACCGGCCGGCGGCAAGGTGATCAGCCTTGTCACCCGCCACTAA
- the phaR gene encoding polyhydroxyalkanoate synthesis repressor PhaR codes for MTEDNSSGGANGEPVIIKKYANRRLYNTATSSYVTLDHLCQMVKDGTEFIVRDAKSGEDITHQVLTQIIVEEESKGQSLLPIGFLRQLIRLYDDSMHSVVPRYLELTMENFSHNQERMRSRIEGAFGGVFPMAEFEEMGRQNMAAFQKALNMFSPLGASAGASESRAAKPPPPSPETTEPPQHKAGNSDEISLLKGQLDSMQAQLNDLARKTGRG; via the coding sequence ATGACAGAAGATAATTCATCCGGCGGCGCAAATGGCGAGCCGGTGATCATTAAGAAATACGCGAACCGTAGGCTCTACAACACTGCGACTAGCAGTTACGTCACCCTCGATCATCTCTGTCAGATGGTTAAGGACGGGACGGAATTTATCGTGCGTGACGCCAAATCGGGTGAAGACATCACCCATCAAGTACTGACGCAAATCATTGTCGAAGAGGAATCCAAGGGACAAAGCCTGTTGCCGATCGGGTTTTTACGCCAGCTCATTCGCCTTTATGACGATTCGATGCATTCCGTCGTGCCTCGCTATCTTGAACTGACTATGGAAAATTTCAGCCATAATCAGGAACGCATGCGTTCGCGCATAGAGGGCGCATTTGGTGGCGTATTTCCGATGGCTGAATTCGAGGAAATGGGGCGCCAAAACATGGCGGCCTTTCAAAAGGCGCTCAACATGTTCTCCCCGCTCGGCGCCAGCGCAGGTGCAAGTGAGTCTCGCGCCGCCAAACCGCCACCGCCCTCGCCCGAAACGACCGAACCGCCGCAGCACAAAGCTGGCAACAGCGATGAAATTTCCCTCCTAAAGGGCCAGTTGGACAGTATGCAGGCGCAACTGAACGATCTTGCTCGCAAGACGGGCCGGGGATAA
- a CDS encoding alpha/beta fold hydrolase, whose product MSSLAVLPHARNGSLSWNKQLAPEAEALASALANHEPEALAGAINGEIQRRMADFLAGIEGYRQHPYRRGLESASDAPGVLWHQGSSRLLDYGTGGTGGSGAVDSRAPTVVFVPSLINRAYILDLSRDRSLMRYLAASGIRPMLLDWGEPVGDERDFGLDDYIAGRLNAALDAALSAAGQPVVLAGYCMGGLLVMPAALARPSDISSLVLMATPWDFHTGSQGDIINALNLPLETILAAMGALPVDVIQALFAALDPLLAARKFSHFAKLAPNCAAARNFVALEDWLNDGVDLSGGVARECLLGWYGANDTAHGRWHVAGKAIHPQRLVQSVLNIVPRRDRIVPPESAEPLSALIPSVETWRPALGHIGMIASPRAKRGLWRPLAAWIKAHPSRH is encoded by the coding sequence ATGAGCTCTCTCGCCGTGTTGCCGCATGCGAGAAACGGCTCGCTCAGTTGGAACAAGCAACTGGCGCCGGAAGCGGAAGCGCTCGCAAGCGCCCTGGCAAATCACGAACCTGAAGCCCTCGCTGGAGCAATAAACGGCGAAATTCAGCGCCGCATGGCGGATTTTCTCGCCGGTATCGAAGGTTATCGCCAACACCCTTATCGCCGTGGACTAGAGTCGGCCAGCGACGCGCCTGGCGTGCTGTGGCACCAGGGTTCGAGCCGCTTATTGGACTATGGCACCGGCGGCACCGGCGGCTCCGGCGCGGTAGACAGCCGCGCGCCGACCGTGGTGTTCGTGCCCTCGCTTATAAACCGGGCCTATATTCTCGATCTGTCGCGGGATCGCAGCCTCATGCGCTATCTGGCCGCGTCCGGCATACGCCCGATGCTCCTCGATTGGGGTGAGCCGGTTGGTGACGAGCGTGACTTCGGACTCGACGACTATATTGCCGGGCGGCTCAATGCGGCGCTCGACGCGGCGCTCAGCGCTGCGGGGCAGCCCGTCGTGCTCGCCGGCTATTGCATGGGCGGCCTGTTGGTCATGCCGGCTGCCCTGGCGAGACCGTCCGATATTTCGTCGCTGGTGCTGATGGCGACGCCGTGGGATTTCCATACCGGCTCGCAGGGCGACATTATCAATGCCCTCAATCTTCCGCTCGAGACAATCCTCGCCGCTATGGGGGCATTACCGGTCGATGTCATCCAGGCTCTGTTTGCCGCGTTGGACCCGCTTTTGGCGGCGCGCAAGTTCAGCCATTTCGCCAAGCTTGCGCCGAACTGTGCAGCGGCGCGCAATTTCGTCGCGCTCGAGGACTGGCTGAACGATGGCGTTGATCTTTCCGGCGGCGTTGCCCGCGAATGCCTGCTCGGCTGGTACGGCGCAAATGACACGGCGCATGGGCGCTGGCATGTTGCAGGAAAGGCGATTCACCCACAGCGCTTGGTTCAGTCGGTGCTGAATATTGTGCCGCGGCGCGACCGCATCGTACCACCCGAATCGGCGGAGCCTTTGAGCGCGCTCATACCATCAGTGGAAACCTGGCGCCCGGCGCTCGGCCATATCGGCATGATCGCGAGTCCACGCGCCAAACGCGGCTTGTGGCGCCCGCTCGCCGCGTGGATCAAAGCGCACCCATCACGACATTAG
- the phbB gene encoding acetoacetyl-CoA reductase encodes MARVAVVTGGTRGIGAAISIALQDEGYRVAAVYARDDAAAEAFHKKSGVAVYKWDVGDFQQCQNGVARIATEIGAVEILVNNAGITRDATLQRMAQEQWQDVLDTNLGSCFNMCRSVIESMRARKFGRIVNIGSINGQAGQYGQVNYAAAKSGIHGFTKALAQEGARAGITVNAVAPGYVDTDMVRAVPENVLEKIVASIPVGRLGRAGDIARTVKFLVADDADFITGSTISVNGGHHMY; translated from the coding sequence ATGGCAAGAGTCGCGGTCGTCACCGGCGGCACACGCGGAATCGGCGCGGCAATTTCAATCGCGCTACAAGATGAAGGCTATCGGGTGGCCGCGGTTTACGCGCGCGACGATGCGGCGGCCGAGGCGTTCCATAAAAAAAGCGGCGTCGCGGTCTATAAATGGGATGTCGGCGATTTCCAACAATGCCAGAACGGCGTCGCCCGCATCGCAACAGAAATCGGCGCGGTCGAAATCCTCGTCAACAATGCCGGAATCACGCGCGACGCCACCCTGCAACGGATGGCGCAAGAACAATGGCAAGACGTTCTCGACACCAATCTCGGTTCCTGTTTCAACATGTGCCGTTCAGTCATCGAATCCATGCGCGCCCGCAAGTTTGGCAGAATCGTCAATATCGGTTCGATCAACGGCCAGGCCGGGCAATATGGCCAAGTTAATTATGCCGCCGCCAAATCGGGCATTCACGGCTTTACCAAGGCGTTGGCGCAAGAAGGCGCCAGGGCTGGCATTACCGTCAACGCGGTGGCGCCCGGATATGTCGATACCGACATGGTGCGCGCGGTGCCGGAGAACGTGCTGGAAAAGATCGTTGCCAGCATTCCGGTCGGCCGGCTCGGCCGCGCCGGCGATATCGCGCGCACGGTAAAATTCCTGGTCGCCGATGACGCCGACTTCATCACCGGTTCGACGATTTCGGTGAATGGCGGCCACCACATGTATTAG
- the phbB gene encoding acetoacetyl-CoA reductase — MPRLALITGGTRGIGAGIARSLKNAGYRVVVNYHSADAVAESFAAESGIPVFKWDVGDFAACRAGVDEVRSAHGPVDILINNAGTVSDSKFENMDEAQWHRVVRVNLDSVFHMSQQVYSGMMAQKWGRIVNIGSMNGQAGQLNQVNYVAAKAGMHGFTKALALEGAKHGITVNTIAPGYVDTYLMREMPERIMNKIIEKSPIHRLGTEDEIGHAVVFLVDEKSAWTTGSTITLNGGTHMY; from the coding sequence ATGCCGCGCTTGGCATTGATCACCGGTGGAACCAGGGGAATCGGGGCGGGCATCGCCCGATCCCTAAAGAATGCGGGCTACCGGGTGGTGGTGAATTATCACAGCGCCGACGCGGTCGCCGAGAGTTTCGCCGCGGAAAGCGGTATCCCGGTGTTCAAGTGGGATGTCGGCGATTTCGCCGCGTGCCGTGCGGGCGTGGACGAGGTGCGCAGCGCGCACGGGCCGGTCGATATATTGATCAATAATGCCGGCACGGTGTCGGACAGTAAATTCGAGAACATGGATGAGGCGCAGTGGCACCGCGTGGTGCGCGTCAATTTGGATTCAGTGTTTCATATGAGCCAGCAGGTCTATTCGGGCATGATGGCGCAGAAATGGGGCCGCATCGTCAATATCGGTTCAATGAATGGGCAGGCTGGCCAGCTCAACCAAGTCAATTACGTCGCTGCCAAGGCGGGCATGCATGGATTCACCAAAGCGCTCGCGCTGGAAGGCGCCAAACACGGCATCACGGTCAATACCATCGCGCCGGGTTATGTCGATACCTATCTCATGCGCGAGATGCCCGAGCGGATTATGAATAAGATCATTGAAAAATCTCCAATCCACCGGCTCGGCACGGAAGATGAAATCGGCCATGCGGTGGTCTTTCTAGTCGACGAAAAATCGGCTTGGACGACGGGCTCAACCATCACCCTGAACGGCGGCACCCACATGTATTGA
- a CDS encoding cupin domain-containing protein translates to MRVSAQEVIEMLALAPHPEGGHYRETWRDQVPQGERGAGSAIYYLLGAGERSHWHHVDAAEIWHYYGGAGLALSLSTGTGTTEQVRLGADLAAGERPQAIVPKGVWQSAATLGDWTLVGCTVSPAFEFSGFELAPPAWEPSG, encoded by the coding sequence TTGAGAGTTTCAGCGCAAGAAGTTATTGAAATGCTGGCGCTTGCGCCGCACCCAGAAGGTGGGCATTACCGCGAAACTTGGCGCGACCAAGTGCCGCAAGGGGAACGCGGCGCCGGCTCGGCAATCTATTATTTGCTGGGCGCCGGCGAGCGCTCGCATTGGCACCACGTCGATGCGGCAGAGATCTGGCATTACTACGGCGGCGCCGGCCTGGCGCTTTCCCTGAGCACCGGTACGGGCACGACCGAGCAGGTCCGCCTCGGCGCGGATTTGGCCGCAGGCGAGCGCCCGCAAGCGATCGTGCCTAAGGGCGTCTGGCAAAGCGCCGCCACCCTTGGTGATTGGACGCTGGTCGGCTGCACGGTCTCGCCGGCATTCGAATTCTCCGGCTTCGAGCTGGCGCCGCCCGCCTGGGAGCCTTCCGGCTGA
- a CDS encoding methyltransferase domain-containing protein, with amino-acid sequence MRPHVLELKEFYATRRGQNARRVIRHAIRAMWPTLAGEALLGLGFATPCLGIYREEAERVVALMPASQGVIAWPREANRLVAVAEESELPLADNSMDRILLLHALELSEELHPMMDEVWRVLRPHGRLLAVVPNRRGLWARMERTPFGHGHPFTGGQLTRLLRDHGFVPLRQKMTLYVPPSRSRLVLRTSGLWLKLGQRLARPFGGVLLIEAEKEIYAARPVGRRARRRTGVRMRASAVPASARNARTPGGCMDIN; translated from the coding sequence ATGCGCCCTCATGTTCTCGAGCTAAAAGAATTTTACGCGACGCGGCGCGGCCAGAACGCGCGCCGCGTTATTCGCCACGCCATTCGTGCCATGTGGCCGACGCTCGCCGGCGAAGCTCTGCTCGGCTTGGGCTTCGCCACACCCTGTCTTGGCATTTACCGCGAAGAGGCGGAGCGTGTGGTGGCGCTGATGCCGGCCAGCCAGGGCGTTATTGCCTGGCCGCGCGAGGCAAATCGTTTGGTCGCGGTGGCGGAAGAATCCGAATTGCCTCTGGCCGACAATTCGATGGATCGAATCCTGTTGCTTCATGCGCTCGAACTGAGCGAGGAGCTTCATCCGATGATGGACGAAGTTTGGCGGGTGCTTCGTCCGCACGGTCGCTTGCTGGCGGTGGTTCCCAACCGGCGCGGGTTGTGGGCGAGAATGGAGCGCACGCCGTTTGGACACGGCCACCCGTTTACCGGCGGGCAACTGACGCGCCTGTTACGCGATCATGGCTTCGTTCCGCTGCGGCAAAAAATGACGCTTTACGTGCCGCCCAGTCGCTCGCGCCTGGTGCTGAGAACGTCCGGCTTGTGGCTAAAGCTGGGGCAGCGTCTCGCCAGGCCGTTCGGTGGCGTGCTGCTGATCGAAGCCGAAAAGGAAATATACGCAGCTCGGCCCGTGGGCAGACGTGCGCGGCGGAGAACCGGGGTCCGGATGCGCGCCAGTGCGGTGCCCGCCAGCGCCCGAAATGCTCGAACGCCGGGCGGCTGTATGGATATTAATTAA
- the metW gene encoding methionine biosynthesis protein MetW — MTKSRSFAAGIDRPDLALIAEMVAPGTRVLDVGCGDGLLLELLSREKDVDGRGVEISQEGVAACVSRGLSVIQGNAETDLYHYPDGAFDYVILSLTLPALHQPREILLELLRVGRRAIVSIPNSGFWRHRLHLLFSGRIPDMGARATEWFDTPNLHPCTIRDFVMLCRTLGIVIERRAQLDARGRANRFHGTGAFANLFGEQAVFLLSMKR; from the coding sequence ATGACCAAGTCACGGAGCTTTGCCGCCGGAATAGATCGCCCAGACCTTGCGCTTATCGCCGAAATGGTAGCGCCTGGCACCCGCGTTCTCGATGTCGGCTGCGGTGACGGCTTGCTGTTGGAGCTGTTGAGCCGGGAGAAAGATGTCGACGGCCGCGGGGTGGAGATTAGCCAAGAAGGCGTGGCAGCCTGCGTCAGCCGCGGCCTTTCGGTCATTCAGGGCAACGCCGAAACCGATCTTTATCACTATCCCGACGGCGCTTTTGACTATGTCATTCTCAGCCTGACTCTCCCGGCGCTTCACCAGCCGCGCGAGATCCTGCTCGAACTGCTGCGCGTCGGGCGGCGCGCCATCGTCTCGATTCCCAATTCGGGGTTTTGGCGCCACCGCCTGCACTTACTGTTCAGTGGCCGCATACCGGACATGGGCGCGCGCGCCACAGAATGGTTCGACACACCCAATTTACACCCCTGCACCATTCGTGATTTCGTGATGTTGTGCCGAACGCTCGGCATCGTTATCGAGCGCCGCGCGCAACTCGACGCCAGAGGCCGGGCGAACCGCTTTCATGGCACCGGGGCGTTCGCCAACTTGTTTGGCGAGCAGGCGGTCTTTCTTCTGTCGATGAAACGCTAG
- a CDS encoding homoserine O-acetyltransferase codes for MEFEPANSPDGFRVELGRDKPLRLDSEGELGPFSTAYQTYGALNADKSNAILVCHALTGDQFVLGPHPTSGRSGWWEHMVGPGKTLDTERYYVICANVLGGCMGTAGPQEINPKTGKSYGLEFPVITIKDMVEAQAMLLDYLEIDQLFSVIGGSMGGMQVLQWAVSHPQRCFTAIPIAAAARHSAQNIAFHEVGRQAIMADPEWSEGGYLAGDSFPVRGLAVARMAGHITYLSEAALHRKFGRALQDRSKVSYGFDADFQVESYLRHQGISFVERFDANSYLYITRAMDYFDLAAEHGGILANAFQGVESRFCLISFTSDWLYPTSESRDVVRALNAVAANVSFVEIESDKGHDAFLLDEPKMFETLGGFLSGAAKLRGLKSK; via the coding sequence ATGGAATTCGAGCCAGCTAACTCGCCCGACGGGTTCCGCGTGGAACTCGGGCGGGACAAGCCGTTGCGTCTGGATTCAGAGGGCGAGCTCGGGCCGTTTTCTACGGCCTATCAAACGTACGGCGCCCTCAACGCCGATAAATCCAACGCGATTCTCGTCTGTCATGCCTTGACCGGTGATCAATTCGTTCTCGGGCCGCATCCGACCAGCGGGCGCAGTGGCTGGTGGGAGCACATGGTTGGCCCAGGAAAGACGCTCGATACGGAGCGTTATTATGTGATCTGCGCCAATGTGCTGGGCGGCTGCATGGGAACCGCCGGGCCGCAGGAAATAAATCCCAAGACGGGTAAAAGCTACGGTCTGGAGTTTCCGGTCATCACCATCAAGGACATGGTCGAGGCGCAAGCGATGCTGCTCGATTATCTCGAAATCGATCAGCTGTTCAGCGTTATCGGCGGCTCCATGGGCGGCATGCAGGTGTTGCAATGGGCAGTGAGCCATCCCCAGCGCTGTTTTACCGCCATTCCGATCGCCGCGGCGGCGCGACACTCAGCGCAGAATATCGCCTTTCACGAGGTCGGCAGGCAAGCGATCATGGCCGATCCGGAATGGTCCGAGGGCGGCTACCTCGCCGGCGATAGTTTTCCGGTGCGTGGCCTTGCCGTGGCGCGCATGGCGGGACATATCACCTATCTGTCCGAGGCCGCGCTGCACCGCAAATTTGGCCGTGCTCTGCAGGACCGGTCGAAGGTCAGCTATGGCTTCGATGCGGATTTTCAGGTCGAGAGCTATTTGCGCCATCAAGGAATCAGTTTCGTTGAACGCTTTGATGCCAATTCCTATCTCTACATTACCCGGGCAATGGATTATTTCGATCTTGCGGCTGAGCATGGCGGTATTCTCGCCAATGCGTTCCAGGGCGTTGAATCGCGGTTCTGCTTGATCTCCTTTACCAGCGATTGGCTTTACCCGACGTCGGAAAGCCGGGACGTAGTACGGGCGCTCAACGCGGTCGCCGCCAATGTCAGCTTCGTGGAGATTGAAAGCGACAAAGGCCATGACGCGTTTCTTCTGGATGAGCCGAAAATGTTTGAAACTTTGGGCGGCTTTCTCAGTGGCGCGGCAAAGCTGCGCGGCCTGAAGAGTAAATGA
- the pheA gene encoding chorismate mutase, whose translation MADSKKREPSLNSLRRQIDKIDDRIHDLLMRRIDVAHNIGEEKSQSRGVPYRPAREAQIMRRLAARHEGRFPFPVAVRIWREIISASLGVEGKFVVSVYVPAPLETGLAYLNLARAYFGAETPLLQAQTEAGVLRAVRDGKASVGVLPMTSDTHTMRASAEPWWYTLTVGGSQRPRIVAALPWLLRGVAGNDDTRAMAIARVIPEASGEDISLIAFESTENISRDRIRKEAEGAGLSLDWAATWTQDDQPTRWQLAEIDGFIADTDPRLTSLLSTLENEVTRFVNLGCFAKPVNVTEI comes from the coding sequence ATGGCCGATTCGAAAAAGAGGGAGCCTTCCCTCAATTCTCTTCGCCGCCAGATCGATAAGATCGATGATCGTATCCACGATCTTCTGATGCGCCGCATCGATGTGGCGCACAATATCGGCGAAGAGAAAAGCCAATCACGGGGGGTGCCCTATCGCCCGGCGCGCGAGGCGCAAATCATGCGCCGCCTAGCCGCGCGCCATGAGGGTCGTTTTCCGTTCCCCGTAGCGGTGCGTATTTGGCGCGAGATCATCTCGGCCTCTCTCGGCGTCGAGGGTAAATTCGTGGTCTCTGTCTATGTGCCAGCGCCGCTCGAAACCGGCCTTGCCTATCTTAACTTGGCGCGAGCGTATTTTGGCGCCGAGACTCCGCTGCTGCAGGCGCAAACCGAGGCCGGTGTTCTCCGGGCGGTGCGCGACGGCAAGGCATCGGTGGGGGTATTACCGATGACGTCCGATACGCACACCATGCGCGCGTCCGCCGAGCCATGGTGGTATACGCTGACTGTCGGCGGCAGCCAGCGGCCGCGCATCGTTGCCGCTCTGCCTTGGCTGTTGCGCGGCGTTGCCGGAAACGACGATACCCGCGCCATGGCGATCGCCCGCGTGATACCGGAAGCCTCGGGCGAAGATATTTCCCTCATCGCATTTGAATCAACGGAAAACATCAGCCGCGATCGCATACGCAAGGAAGCGGAGGGCGCCGGCCTATCGCTTGACTGGGCAGCGACTTGGACGCAAGACGATCAACCCACACGTTGGCAGCTCGCGGAAATCGACGGTTTTATCGCGGATACCGACCCCCGCCTCACCAGTTTGCTCAGCACCCTTGAGAACGAGGTGACACGGTTCGTGAATTTGGGCTGCTTTGCCAAACCAGTCAACGTGACGGAGATCTAG